One Saccharomyces mikatae IFO 1815 strain IFO1815 genome assembly, chromosome: 16 genomic region harbors:
- the BTS1 gene encoding farnesyltranstransferase (similar to Saccharomyces cerevisiae BTS1 (YPL069C); ancestral locus Anc_8.536), producing MEAQIDELINKNPVWSSQNENLISKPYNHILLKPGKNFRLNLILQINRVLELPEDQLAIVSQIVELLHNSSLLIDDIEDNAPLRRGQTTSHLIFGVPSTINTANYMYFRAMQLVSQLTTNALLYHKLITIFNEELINLHRGQGLDIYWRDFLPEIIPTQEMYLNMVMNKTGGLFRLTLRLMEALSPSSHHGHSLVPFINLLGIIYQIRDDYLNLKDFQMSNEKGFAEDITEGKLSFPIVHALNITKIDEGPNEQHNEILRILLLRTTDKDIKLKLIQILEFHTNSLDYTKKFINQLVSMIKNDNEHKYLPNLSSHSNTATNLHDELLYIIDHLSEL from the coding sequence ATGGAGGCGCAGATAGATGAACTGATCAACAAAAACCCCGTTTGGTCTAGCCAAAACGAAAACTTGATTTCAAAACCGTATAatcatattcttttgaaaccaGGTAAGAACTTTAGACTGAATTTAATACTTCAAATAAACAGAGTTTTGGAACTTCCCGAAGACCAGTTGGCGATAGTGTCGCAAATAGTTGAGCTCTTGCATAACTCCAGTCTTTTGATCGATGATATAGAAGATAATGCTCCCTTAAGAAGGGGCCAGACCACATCTCATTTAATCTTCGGTGTCCCATCCACTATAAATACTGCGAATTATATGTACTTCAGAGCTATGCAACTCGTATCACAACTAACCACTAATGCGCTGCTATACCATAAATTGATTACGATCTTTAATGAGGAATTGATTAATCTACATAGAGGACAAGGCCTGGATATATATTGGAGAGACTTTCTCCCTGAAATTATACCTACTCAGGAAATGTATTTGAATATGGTTATGAATAAAACAGGCGGCCTTTTCAGATTAACCTTGAGGCTTATGGAAGCGTTGTCTCCTTCCTCACACCACGGCCATTCGTTGGTTCCCTTTATAAATCTCTTAGGTATCATTTATCAGATTAGAGATGATTACTTGAACTTGAAAGATTTCCAAATGTCCAATGAGAAGGGCTTCGCTGAAGACATTACAGAGGGGAAGTTATCTTTTCCCATTGTCCATGCTCTTAACATCACCAAAATCGACGAAGGCCCCAATGAGCAGCACAACGAAATTTTAAGAATCCTGCTGTTGAGGACCACTGATAAGGATATAAAATTAAAGCTGATCCAAATACTGGAATTCCATACCAATTCATTGGATTACaccaaaaaatttattaatCAGTTAGTGAGcatgataaaaaatgataatgaacATAAGTATTTGCCTAATTTGAGCTCGCATTCTAATACTGCTACCAATTTACATGACGAATTGTTATATATAATCGACCACTTATCTGAATTGTGA
- the SMKI16G1070 gene encoding uncharacterized protein (similar to Saccharomyces cerevisiae YPL068C; ancestral locus Anc_8.534), which translates to MHMQLRKRKRVDYTGRNLTSDSPAITTVPSIVVPKKRKLTTTNIIASTVSSTAPTMSTSNIIIPKPLQRPKFHNTMNSSPPDEDFEKIPVLEVQKNLLDLIKRQESLFYKNIDKPTLVGLKNFEMLRLPNDLQLLQNIVSLLHLFEQLNHDSKGKSASAGRAKTFSQSHLNKLKKLYAEKKNLLSHPNHNGNTRNDIVIHEIATLHSINLIDLLNLEMYNSTCHTNNVTLQTTAHSMTVNSIIKKLDKPILKERNNTLIWPHKHRYKAKKNQHAQSESLANNSNITLYNDI; encoded by the coding sequence ATGCATATGCAGCTtaggaagagaaaaagggTTGACTATACGGGGAGAAATTTAACGTCTGATTCTCCGGCAATCACAACTGTACCATCTATTGTCGTCCCCAAAAAACGTAAACTTACCACAACGAACATAATTGCCTCGACTGTTTCAAGCACTGCTCCGACAATGAGCACCTctaatataataataccGAAACCTTTGCAACGCCCCAAATTTCATAATACCATGAACTCATCTCCACCTGATGAagactttgaaaagatcCCGGTTTTGGAAGTtcagaaaaatttattggattTGATCAAAAGACAGGAAAGTTTATTCTATAAGAACATTGATAAACCGACTCTCGTTGGACTGAAGAACTTCGAAATGTTGAGGTTGCCCAATGACTTACAACTCCTACAAAATATTGTAAGCTTATTGCACTTATTCGAGCAACTAAACCATGATTCGAAAGGAAAATCAGCTAGTGCTGGCAGAGCTAAGACCTTCTCTCAAAGCCACTTGAATAAGTTAAAAAAACTATATGctgagaaaaagaatttgcTTAGTCATCCCAACCATAACGGTAACACCCGTAATGACATCGTCATCCATGAGATAGCGACCCTACACTCTATAAACCTGATAGACTTGCTAAACCTGGAAATGTACAACAGCACATGTCACACTAATAACGTAACGTTGCAAACTACAGCACACTCAATGACGGTTAACAGTATTATTAAAAAACTTGACAAACCAATACTAAAAGAGAGGAATAATACTTTAATATGGCCTCACAAACATAGATATaaggcaaagaaaaaccagCATGCGCAAAGCGAATCGTTAGCTAATAATTCCAATATTACTCTTTATAACGATATATAG
- the HTC1 gene encoding Htc1p (similar to Saccharomyces cerevisiae YPL067C; ancestral locus Anc_8.533), giving the protein MQQDNVCDNQADVQECKWEEIQDIIESGELARLKRSRQMTEKYHDHKKRTAGLDMNQYILQKLGWLPDESHCEDTIAKAFSETALYAVRANDFPYSFEPGVVHLVLWSKIALPVHSPDKAMRNAARARIGAFLQAQPSLRPLIETDHVAWFVNYPELQSVARIFHAHVLLYFPRDHYSAEQVKITVDDILLHGFEPVA; this is encoded by the coding sequence ATGCAGCAAGATAATGTCTGCGATAATCAGGCAGATGTTCAAGAATGTAAATGGGAAGAAATTCAGGACATAATTGAGTCAGGAGAACTCGCTCGTTTGAAACGCAGCCGCCAGATGACTGAAAAATACCATGACCACAAGAAGAGGACTGCTGGCTTGGACATGAACCAGTATATTCTGCAAAAACTAGGGTGGTTGCCAGACGAATCGCACTGTGAAGACACTATCGCGAAGGCTTTTAGTGAGACTGCTCTATATGCTGTACGTGCCAACGATTTTCCATATAGCTTCGAACCAGGCGTCGTACACCTAGTCCTCTGGTCCAAGATTGCTCTACCTGTGCACTCTCCAGATAAGGCCATGCGAAATGCTGCCCGGGCACGCATAGGCGCTTTTCTCCAGGCACAACCATCGCTGCGGCCCCTTATTGAAACAGATCACGTGGCGTGGTTTGTAAACTACCCGGAACTACAAAGTGTTGCCCGGATATTTCACGCTCACGtgcttctttattttccacGGGATCACTACTCCGCGGAACaagtaaaaataacagTTGACGATATCCTTTTACACGGTTTTGAGCCGGTTGCCTAg
- the RGL1 gene encoding Rgl1p (similar to Saccharomyces cerevisiae RGL1 (YPL066W); ancestral locus Anc_8.530), translating to MTYPVISLKPSYNSVIRGCPGLPDTLPRIECQLRVRSNDSLPFKLVKIETVLKTIEMYFNRNLYGSNNNSFTPFNRTSDSPNGNSDTNNQNITVHYRKKIVLSHPTDDNGEFDDNLIGIDIPLTIGLPDDIKETNYNSNFGKTQTFLDCTVFYTDAAGGSSNKKRNFFYPVNVERYTYIPSPSYFRPIGGSNVLSPDQKFLISYSIENPCVSMDNDTLKLSISIKLNPFPNNAITTSSPNELEVSTPTIFSTKKKFKSKVKLKSITTQVLEYLEILKKKSEFSSAQTSNILQSSVRQVDQIISLNSMTFQFSLKIFTKENFLQSFESSDSGCPKTKLLINRIDDIPLRYHSSITTIGQHFNVSHSLSIRFKFNKSLKNFEINHPLVISFWSIDQLPLIENLVSQERQTAKFAKKFYKNFGRIKNVGNDSNSSNCLEYPSLPPIIYNFNDPETNNRFNILYSQKDASRVDPSKLKRVPVIQ from the coding sequence ATGACCTACCCAGTTATTTCATTGAAGCCAAGCTACAATTCTGTAATACGAGGCTGTCCTGGTTTACCCGATACATTACCACGAATCGAATGTCAATTGAGAGTAAGATCAAATGACTCGTTGCCTTTCAAACTGGTCAAGATCGAAACTGTTTTGAAGACTATCGAGATGTATTTCAACAGGAACCTTTACGGTAGCAACAACAACTCTTTCACCCCCTTTAATCGTACATCAGACTCTCCTAATGGAAACTCCGACACTAATAATCAGAACATTACCGTTCACTATAGGAAAAAAATCGTGCTTTCACATCCCACTGATGATAATGGTGAATTCGACGACAATCTTATCGGCATAGATATACCTTTGACGATAGGTTTGCCTGACGATATTAAAGAAACAAACTATAATTCAAATTTTGGCAAGACGCAGACCTTTCTGGACTGTACCGTGTTTTACACGGACGCTGCTGGAGGAAGTTCGAATAAGAAACGGAACTTTTTTTACCCGGTAAACGTCGAGAggtatacatatataccTTCGCCGTCATATTTTAGACCCATAGGCGGATCAAACGTCCTGTCGCCCGACCAGAAGTTTCTGATCAGTTATTCCATTGAAAATCCTTGTGTGTCTATGGATAATGACACCCTGAAACTCTCCATATCAATTAAACTAAATCCTTTCCCGAATAACGCTATCACTACCTCCTCTCCAAATGAATTAGAAGTATCGACACCAACAATTTTCTCtacgaagaaaaagttcaagTCGAAGGTCAAATTAAAATCAATTACGACACAGGTATTAGAGTActtggaaattttgaagaaaaaatcggAATTCTCATCCGCCCAAACTTCAAATATATTGCAATCCTCTGTAAGACAAGTTGATCAAATCATCTCCCTCAATTCAATGACCTTTCAGTTCAGTCTCAAAATATTCACTAAGGAAAATTTCTTACAAAGTTTTGAATCTTCTGACTCCGGATGTCccaaaacaaaattattgatCAACAGAATCGACGACATACCTCTGCGATATCATAGCTCAATAACTACGATAGGCCAACATTTCAATGTGTCTCACTCTCTTTCTATAAGattcaaattcaataagAGCCTAAAGAACTTCGAAATTAATCATCCCTTAGTCATATCTTTCTGGTCAATAGATCAACTACCGCTAATTGAAAACCTGGTATCACAAGAAAGGCAGACTGCTAAATTtgccaagaaattttataaaaattttggtCGAATCAAGAATGTGGGCAATGATAGTAATAGTTCAAACTGTTTGGAGTATCCCTCCTTACCACCAATAATTTATAATTTCAACGACCCAGAAACAAATAATAGATTTAATATACTCTACTCACAGAAGGACGCCAGTCGCGTAGATCCCTCTAAATTAAAAAGAGTTCCCGTCATTCAATGA
- the VPS28 gene encoding ESCRT-I subunit protein VPS28 (similar to Saccharomyces cerevisiae VPS28 (YPL065W); ancestral locus Anc_8.529) has protein sequence MPKPDITLKQNQDISQLLRDEIPLFDNSITSKDKEIIETLSEIYSIIITLDHVEKAYLKDSINDTQYTNTVDKLLKQFKVYLNSQNKDEINKHFQSIEAFSNKYNITASNAITRLERGIPITAEHAISTTTSTASGDNEHGSFNDKKFNAKCVAEATGNFITVMDALKLNYNAKDQLHPLLAELLISINRVTRDDFENRSKLIDWIVKINKLSISDTLAETEIRELLFDLELAYKSFYALLD, from the coding sequence ATGCCCAAACCAGATATAACattgaaacaaaatcaGGATATTTCCCAATTGCTTCGTGATGAAATACCATTATTCGACAACTCTATAACGtcaaaagataaagaaatcattgaaaCGTTATCCGAAATATATTCAATTATCATCACATTAGATCATGTAGAGAAAGCATACCTAAAGGACTCCATAAACGATACACAATATACCAATACTGTTGACAAACTACTAAAACAATTCAAGGTCTACTTGAACTCTcaaaataaagatgaaattaaCAAGCACTTCCAATCCATAGAGGCATTTTCCAACAAATACAACATTACAGCTTCAAACGCAATAACAAGATTGGAGAGAGGTATACCAATTACAGCAGAACATGCCATATCTACCACTACCTCTACCGCATCCGGTGATAATGAACATGGTTCTTTTAAcgataaaaaattcaatgcTAAATGCGTTGCTGAGGCCACCGGTAATTTTATCACTGTAATGGATGCTCTGAAACTGAATTACAATGCGAAAGATCAGTTACACCCTTTATTGGCAGAACTATTAATCAGTATAAACCGTGTCACCAGGGACGATTTTGAGAATAGGTCAAAATTAATCGATTGGATTGTCAAGATAAACAAGTTGTCAATTAGTGACACTTTAGCTGAAACAGAAATCAGAGAACTACTCTTTGATTTGGAACTAGCCTATAAAAGTTTTTATGCTTTGTTAGATTAA
- the CWC27 gene encoding putative peptidylprolyl isomerase CWC27 (similar to Saccharomyces cerevisiae CWC27 (YPL064C); ancestral locus Anc_8.528): MSSNIEPQTTAKCILYTTKGDIVVELWAKECPETCKRFLTMLSDGAFVNGEFNELKPTQWLRFNATRTGEHCTVPQERNPRLRFNKDGLLGWDRQRNTWFITVQTDSKHVLNDCNVFGKIVGKSIYIFREILGGEIEALNDEAKQFMYPAVLKDFEITIPFFEDIFPSKKRLQDSEEKEQRPKKKFMIPAKVKMIYEDDEEDDDVAIDVIKTKTKKRMVLPACIKDESSSEIYRSAMPLGQQQKPPITEQMESHKSVSSSTIGITAGNDNEEMIDKRERDTLEMLTKFQQRIKNKKILK, translated from the coding sequence ATGTCCAGTAATATAGAGCCTCAGACAACAGCCAAATGTATACTATATACAACGAAAGGGGATATTGTCGTTGAATTATGGGCTAAAGAGTGCCCTGAGACATGTAAGCGGTTCTTGACGATGCTTTCAGATGGAGCATTCGTCAATGGAGAGTTTAATGAGTTGAAGCCAACTCAATGGCTGAGATTTAATGCAACTAGAACTGGGGAGCATTGCACAGTTCCTCAGGAAAGAAATCCACGGTTAAGGTTCAATAAGGATGGACTTTTGGGTTGGGATAGACAAAGGAATACATGGTTTATAACTGTGCAGACCGATTCTAAGCATGTCCTTAACGATTGTAATGTCTTTGGGAAAATCGTTGGAAAATCTATCTATATTTTCAGAGAGATTTTGGGCGGCGAAATTGAAGCTCTCAATGATGAGGCCAAACAATTCATGTACCCTGCAGTTTTGAAGGATTTTGAGATCACTATACCATTCTTTGAAGACATTTTtccatcaaaaaaaagactgCAAGatagtgaagaaaaagagcaacgtccaaaaaaaaaatttatgaTACCTGCGAAGGTCAAGATGATatatgaagatgatgaagaggacGATGATGTTGCTATTGATGTTATAAAGactaaaacaaaaaagaggaTGGTTCTCCCAGCGTGTATCAAAGATGAGAGCTCAAGCGAAATCTATAGGTCTGCCATGCCTTTAGGCCAGCAACAAAAACCGCCTATTACCGAACAGATGGAGTCGCATAAAAGTGTTAGCAGTTCAACTATTGGAATTACGGCAGGTAACGATAACGAAGAAATGATAGACAAAAGAGAACGGGACACTTTGGAAATGTTAACCAAATTCCAGCAACgaataaaaaacaagaagattttgaagTGA
- the TIM50 gene encoding protein translocase subunit TIM50 (similar to Saccharomyces cerevisiae TIM50 (YPL063W); ancestral locus Anc_8.527), giving the protein MLSILRNSMRLNSRAFRTVPSVATKLASVQVSKRLLTSSTRLLQKETKDEKPKSILTEDMLFKAGVDVDENGQGKNGEKVDAEGEGQNETSSKGEKSRRKRQTSTDIKREKYANWFYIFSLSALTGTAIYMARDWEPQESEELKKDIDNGYTLSLMYKRFKARFNSMFTYFQEPPFPDLLPPPPPPPYQRPLTLVITLEDFLVHSEWSQKYGWRTAKRPGADYFLGYLSQYFEIVLFSSNYMMYSDKIAEKLDPIHAFVSYNLFKEHCVYKDGVHIKDLSKLNRDLSKVIIIDTEPNSYKLQPENAIPMDPWNGEADDKLVRLIPFLEYLATQQTKDVRPILNSFEDKKNLATEFDHRVKKLKDKFYGDHNSGNNWARKALGVANSLGGSTTKFPLDLIHEEGQKNYLMFMKMIEEEKEKIRIQQEQMSGQTFTLKDYVEGNLPSPEEQMKIQLEKQKEVDALFEEEKKKKKLSESK; this is encoded by the coding sequence ATGCTCTCCATTCTTAGAAATTCAATGAGGCTAAATTCAAGAGCTTTTAGGACTGTACCATCCGTCGCTACTAAGCTAGCATCGGTACAAGTATCCAAAAGGCTTTTAACAAGCTCTACGAGGTTAttgcaaaaagaaacgaaagACGAGAAGCCTAAATCCATTCTTACCGAAGATATGTTATTCAAAGCCGGTGTTGATGTGGATGAGAATGGCCAAGGTAAAAATGGGGAAAAAGTAGATGCAGAAGGTGAGGGCCAGAATGAAACATCTTCCAAAGGTGAAAAATCCAGAAGGAAAAGACAAACTTCTACGGatataaaaagagagaaataTGCTAACTGGTTTTACATTTTTTCGTTGTCTGCATTGACAGGTACTGCGATATATATGGCAAGAGATTGGGAGCCTCAAGAATCtgaagaattgaagaaagacATCGATAATGGTTATACTTTATCGCTCATGTACAAAAGATTTAAAGCCCGGTTTAACTCGATGTTCACTTACTTCCAAGAACCACCTTTCCCTGACTTAttaccaccaccaccaccaccaccatATCAGAGACCTTTAACCCTTGTTATTACATTGGAAGACTTTCTGGTTCATTCTGAGTGGTCTCAGAAGTACGGTTGGAGAACTGCTAAGAGACCTGGTGCAGATTATTTCTTGGGTTACTTATCGcagtattttgaaattgttttgttttcatccAATTACATGATGTACTCTGACAAGATTGCTGAAAAATTAGATCCAATACATGCATTCGTCTCTTATAATTTGTTCAAGGAACATTGCGTTTATAAGGACGGTGTGCACATTAAGGacctttcaaaattgaacAGAGATTTGAGCaaagtcatcatcattgaCACTGAGCCCAACAGTTACAAATTGCAGCCTGAAAATGCTATCCCAATGGATCCATGGAATGGCGAGGCCGATGACAAGCTAGTCAGAttgattccatttttggaATATTTAGCCACGCAACAAACCAAGGATGTTAGACCAATTTTGAACAGTTTTGAAGACAAGAAGAATCTAGCGACTGAATTTGACCACCGTGTaaagaaactgaaagaTAAATTTTATGGAGATCATAATTCTGGCAACAACTGGGCAAGAAAGGCATTGGGTGTTGCGAATTCCCTGGGTGGTAGCACAACCAAGTTCCCACTCGACTTAATCCATGAAGAAGGGCAAAAAAACTATCTTATGTTCATGAAGATGatcgaagaagaaaaagaaaagatcagaATACAACAGGAGCAAATGAGCGGCCAGACATTTACGTTGAAGGACTACGTTGAAGGTAACTTACCTTCGCCAGAAGagcaaatgaaaatacaaCTGGAGAAGCAGAAGGAAGTAGACGCCTTAtttgaagaggaaaaaaagaaaaagaagctttCTGAATCTAAATGA
- the ALD6 gene encoding aldehyde dehydrogenase (NADP(+)) ALD6 (similar to Saccharomyces cerevisiae ALD6 (YPL061W); ancestral locus Anc_8.525), with protein sequence MTKLHFDTAESVKITLPNGLTYEQPTGLFINNKFMKAQDGKTYPVEDPSTESIVCEVSSATTEDVEYAIECADRAFHDTEWATQDPRERGRLLSKLADELENQIDLVSSIEALDNGKTLALARGDVTIAINCLRDAAAYADKVNGRTINTGDGYMNFTTLEPIGVCGQIIPWNFPIMMLTWKIAPALAMGNVCILKPAAVTPLNALYFASLCKKVGIPAGVVNIVPGPGRTVGAALTNDPRIRKLAFTGSTEVGKSVAVDSSESNLKKITLELGGKSAHLVFDDANIRKTLPNLVNGIFKNAGQICSSGSRIYVQEGIYDELLAAFKAYLETEIKVGNPFDKANFQGAITNRQQFDTIMNYIDIGKKEGAKVLTGGEKVGDKGYFIRPTVFYDVKEDMRIVKEEIFGPVVTVAKFKTLEEGVEMANSSEFGLGSGIETESLSTGLKVAKMLKAGTVWINTYNDFDSRVPFGGVKQSGYGREMGEEVYHAYTEVKAVRIKL encoded by the coding sequence atgacTAAGCTACACTTTGACACCGCTGAATCAGTCAAAATTACACTTCCAAACGGTTTGACATACGAACAACCAACTGGTCTgttcatcaacaacaaGTTCATGAAGGCCCAGGACGGCAAAACCTATCCCGTCGAAGACCCTTCTACTGAAAGTATCGTCTGTGAAGTCTCTTCTGCCACCACTGAAGATGTAGAATATGCTATCGAGTGTGCTGACCGTGCTTTTCATGACACTGAATGGGCCACTCAAGACCCAAGAGAAAGAGGTCGTCTACTGAGTAAGTTGGCTGACGAACTAGAAAACCAAATTGATTTGGTCTCTTCCATCGAGGCTCTGGACAATGGTAAAACTTTGGCCTTGGCTCGTGGTGATGTTACCATTGCAATCAACTGTTTAAGAGATGCTGCTGCATACGCCGATAAGGTTAATGGTAGAACCATTAACACTGGTGACGGTTACATGAACTTCACCACTTTAGAGCCAATTGGTGTTTGTGGTCAAATTATTCCATGGAACTTCCCAATTATGATGTTGACTTGGAAAATTGCCCCAGCTTTGGCTATGGGTAACGTTTGTATCTTGAAACCAGCTGCCGTCACACCTTTGAATGCTCTATACTTTGCCTCTTTGTGTAAGAAGGTTGGTATCCCAGCTGGTGTCGTCAACATCGTTCCAGGTCCCGGTAGAACTGTTGGTGCTGCTTTGACTAACGACCCAAGAATCAGAAAATTGGCCTTTACTGGTTCCACTGAAGTCGGTAAGAGTGTCGCTGTCGACTCTTCTGAATCcaacttgaagaaaatcactTTGGAATTGGGTGGTAAATCTGCTCATTTGGTATTTGATGATGCTAACATCAGGAAGACTTTACCAAATTTGGTTAACGGTATCTTCAAGAATGCCGGTCAAATTTGTTCCTCTGGTTCAAGAATATACGTTCAAGAAGGTATTTACGACGAGTTATTGGCTGCTTTTAAGGCATACTTGGAAACTGAAATCAAAGTAGGAAATCCATTTGACAAGGCTAACTTTCAAGGTGCCATCACCAATCGTCAACAGTTCGACACAATCATGAACTACATTGACATAGGTAAGAAAGAAGGTGCTAAGGTCTTAACAGGTGGTGAAAAAGTTGGTGACAAAGGTTATTTCATTAGACCAACTGTGTTCTACGACGTTAAGGAAGACATGAGAATTGTTAAGGAGGAGATTTTTGGCCCTGTCGTTACCGTTGCAAAGTTTAAGACTTTGGAAGAAGGTGTTGAAATGGCTAATAGCTCCGAATTCGGTTTAGGTTCTGGTATTGAAACTGAGTCTTTGAGCACAGGTTTGAAGGTGGCAAAGATGTTAAAGGCTGGTACCGTCTGGATCAACACATACAATGATTTCGACTCCAGGGTTCCATTCGGTGGTGTTAAGCAATCTGGTTACGGTAGAGAAATGGGTGAAGAAGTCTACCATGCATACACTGAAGTCAAAGCTGTCAGAATTAAGTTGTAA
- the MFM1 gene encoding Mfm1p (similar to Saccharomyces cerevisiae MFM1 (YPL060W); ancestral locus Anc_8.522) — translation MRSFSRVLSVCHHRLYRNTILRTVRLFGSSFSSYDFSRQIPKVGPDNTAAMLLQKNLIQRNNMLYGYGSGTIRCTLLDSTGRAKSPLVEIKREDLVSKHGLLPRDLRKIEKSRKNDLVPSLLVRENSILISLLTVKALIKPDMVIIFDSTGSGITLNSEAHKDFINDMKLRLRNQETNELNSDPLPYEFRALETIFISALSNLTSEMKVLLTICKGVLQDLEFSITRDKLRFLLGQNKKLSSFNKKAVLVRDMLDDLLEQDDVLCDMYLTDKKGGKIRIQDDHTEIEMLLETYHNYVDEIVQKSESAISDVKTTEEIINIILDSNRNELMLLGIRYAIGMLSLGGALLLGSIYGMNLESFIEESNYGYLTVSILGLMCTAWLYAKGIRHLHKLQRMTLLSKIKTESIHESLKK, via the coding sequence ATGAGATCATTCTCTCGTGTACTGTCAGTTTGCCATCATAGATTGTATCGCAATACCATTCTTCGAACTGTTAGACTTTTCGGCTCATCATTCTCCTCTTATGATTTCTCTCGACAAATACCGAAAGTGGGCCCCGACAATACGGCAGCGATGCTGCTACAAAAAAACCTGATCCAAAGAAATAACATGCTTTACGGATATGGATCAGGAACAATACGATGTACTTTGCTGGACTCCACTGGCCGAGCTAAATCTCCATTAGTAGAGATAAAACGCGAGGATCTGGTTTCGAAACATGGTTTACTGCCTAGAGATCTTCgtaaaattgaaaaatcgAGAAAAAATGACTTGGTTCCTAGTTTGCTTGTACGAGAAAACTCCATACTCATCAGTTTGCTTACTGTGAAAGCCTTAATCAAGCCTGATATGGTTATTATCTTTGATTCCACTGGTAGCGGAATAACTTTGAACTCTGAAGCTCACAAGGATTTTATAAACGACATGAAACTGAGACTTAGGAATCAGGAAACAAATGAGCTAAATAGTGATCCGCTTCCCTATGAATTCAGGGCGTTGGAaaccattttcatttccgCTTTATCCAACCTTACCAGCGAAATGAAGGTGCTACTTACTATATGTAAAGGGGTACTGCAAGATCTGGAGTTCAGCATAACGAGAGATAAATTGAGGTTTCTATTAGGtcagaataaaaaattgagtagcttcaataaaaaagcTGTTTTAGTTAGAGATATGCTAGATGATTTATTAGAGCAAGACGATGTACTTTGTGACATGTACTTAACAGACAAGAAAGGAGGCAAAATTAGAATCCAGGATGATCATactgaaattgaaatgCTACTGGAAACATATCATAATTATGTCGACGAAATAGTTCAAAAGAGTGAAAGCGCCATATCTGATGTTAAAACCACAGAAGAAATCATAAATATCATCCTAGATTCTAACAGAAATGAATTAATGTTGTTGGGAATACGATATGCTATAGGAATGCTTTCGCTGGGAGGTGCTCTATTATTGGGTTCCATTTATGGTATGAATCTTGAAAGCTTTATAGAGGAAAGTAATTACGGCTATCTAACAGTCTCAATTTTGGGACTAATGTGCACTGCTTGGCTTTACGCTAAAGGGATTAGACACCTGCATAAATTACAACGTATGACATTGTTAAGCAAGATAAAAACTGAATCCATACATGAATcactaaaaaaatag